The Fusarium musae strain F31 chromosome 10, whole genome shotgun sequence genome window below encodes:
- the CUT2 gene encoding securin, sister chromatid separation inhibitor (EggNog:ENOG41) yields the protein MKFSIISTLLAATASALPAGQDAAALEARQLGGSITRNDLANGNSGSCPGVIFIYARGSTEAGNLVSDPPPTPPMLQIITNSFMKGTLGPRVASKLEAKYGKNGVWIQGVGGAYRATLGDNALPRGTSSAAIREMLGHFNDANQKCPDAVLIAGGYSQGAALAAASVTDVDAGIREKIAGVVLFGYTKNLQNRGKIPSYPEDRTKVFCNTGDLVCTGSLIVAAPHLAYQRDASNGAPEFLIQKADAAGAA from the coding sequence ATGAagttctccatcatctctaCTCTTCTCGCCGCCACAGCCTCTGCTCTTCCCGCTGGTCAGGATGCCGCTGCCCTCGAGGCTCGCCAGCTAGGCGGCAGCATCACCCGCAACGACCTTGCCAACGGCAACAGCGGTTCATGCCCTggcgtcatcttcatctacGCTCGCGGCTCCACTGAAGCCGGCAACCTTGTTAGTGACCCTCCACCAACTCCCCCCATGTTACAGATCATAACTAACTCTTTTATGAAGGGAACTCTCGGTCCCCGCGTTGCTTCAAAGCTCGAGGCCAAGTACGGCAAGAACGGTGTCTGGATCCAGGGCGTCGGCGGTGCTTACCGCGCTACTCTTGGCGACAACGCTCTTCCTCGTGGAACTTCGAGCGCTGCTATCCGTGAGATGCTGGGCCACTTCAACGACGCTAACCAGAAGTGTCCTGATGCTGTCCTCATCGCCGGAGGATACAGCCAGGGTGCTGCTCTCGCCGCTGCCAGTGTCACCGACGTCGATGCCGGTATTCGTGAGAAGATTGCTGGAGTTGTTCTCTTCGGATATACCAAGAACCTCCAGAACCGGGGAAAGATCCCCAGCTACCCTGAGGACCGCACCAAGGTCTTTTGCAACACTGGCGATCTCGTATGCACTGGTTCGCTCATCGTTGCTGCTCCTCACTTGGCCTACCAGAGAGATGCTTCCAACGGTGCTCCCGAGTTCCTGATCCAGAAGGCTGATGCTGCTGGGGCCGCCTAA